In the genome of Streptomyces collinus, one region contains:
- a CDS encoding MarR family winged helix-turn-helix transcriptional regulator: MEEAVQHRDEGGPVHSADAVETIQREMTVFARRARSAAGRMHPELSLVSYTLLGHLEESGGCRATDLAAHYALDKSTVSRQVAGLERAGLIERGPDPADQRVQVLHLTRSGRHILAQVTESRRAAFRERLAGWPAEDLSRFAEYLVRYNA, translated from the coding sequence ATGGAAGAAGCCGTGCAGCACCGTGATGAGGGAGGTCCCGTGCACAGCGCCGACGCCGTGGAGACCATCCAGCGGGAGATGACGGTCTTCGCCCGCCGGGCCCGGTCCGCCGCGGGCCGGATGCACCCCGAGCTGTCCCTGGTGTCGTACACGCTGCTGGGCCACCTGGAGGAGAGCGGCGGATGCCGGGCCACCGACCTGGCCGCCCACTACGCCCTCGACAAGTCCACCGTCAGCCGCCAGGTGGCGGGGCTGGAGCGCGCCGGCCTCATCGAGCGCGGCCCCGACCCGGCGGACCAGCGTGTCCAGGTGCTGCACCTGACACGCTCCGGGCGGCACATCCTGGCCCAGGTCACCGAGAGCCGCCGGGCGGCCTTCCGGGAGCGCCTGGCCGGCTGGCCGGCGGAGGACCTGAGCCGGTTCGCGGAGTACCTCGTGCGCTACAACGCGTAG
- the dhaL gene encoding dihydroxyacetone kinase subunit DhaL, which yields MLDADFFRRWMTATAASVDREAERLTALDSPIGDADHGSNLQRGFTAVVAALEKEAPGTPGGVLTLAGRQLISTVGGASGPLYGTLLRRTGKALGDAGEVSAEQLAEAFRAGVDAVMTLGGAAPGDKTMIDALVPAVDALGDSFAAARTAAEEGAVATTPLQARKGRASYLGERSIGHQDPGATSSALLIAGLVEAAGE from the coding sequence GTGCTCGACGCCGATTTCTTCCGCCGTTGGATGACGGCCACCGCCGCGTCCGTCGACCGTGAGGCGGAACGGCTCACCGCCCTCGACTCCCCCATCGGGGACGCCGATCACGGCAGCAACCTCCAGCGCGGGTTCACGGCCGTCGTGGCCGCCCTGGAGAAGGAGGCCCCGGGCACGCCGGGCGGGGTTCTGACACTGGCCGGACGCCAGCTGATCTCGACGGTCGGCGGCGCCTCGGGGCCGCTGTACGGGACGCTGCTGCGCCGTACCGGCAAGGCTCTGGGCGATGCCGGTGAGGTCAGCGCGGAGCAGCTGGCCGAGGCTTTCCGGGCGGGGGTGGACGCGGTCATGACGCTGGGCGGCGCCGCCCCGGGCGACAAGACCATGATCGACGCGCTGGTGCCCGCGGTGGACGCGCTCGGCGACTCGTTCGCCGCGGCCCGGACCGCCGCGGAGGAGGGCGCCGTGGCGACGACACCCCTGCAGGCCCGCAAGGGCAGGGCCAGTTATCTGGGCGAGCGCAGCATCGGCCACCAGGACCCGGGCGCCACGTCGTCGGCGCTGCTGATCGCCGGACTCGTGGAGGCCGCAGGTGAGTGA
- a CDS encoding glycoside hydrolase family 75 protein, protein MRVQSLTLAAASAALLATTTPPAAQIPPTVRRESTVSAAELLAKVRDCAPISHGRYRSDNGAPANIPVCGTREAVFWKADMDIDCDGRPGPRCNSRTDPYFAASTAYAQSDGRPLSAERLPFIVVPAPSSLWDYRDHGIGGGSVVAVVHRDRVRYAVVGDTGPQGIIGEASYATAKALGIRADPHGGGAPSGVTYIVFKNTKVSPIEDHAEAVTEGERLARRFAHWTRAEAE, encoded by the coding sequence GTGCGTGTCCAGTCGCTCACCCTGGCCGCGGCCAGCGCCGCCCTGCTCGCCACGACGACACCGCCCGCCGCACAGATCCCCCCCACGGTAAGGCGCGAGAGCACCGTCAGTGCCGCCGAACTGCTCGCCAAGGTGCGGGACTGCGCTCCCATCTCGCACGGCCGCTACCGCAGCGACAACGGCGCTCCCGCGAACATCCCGGTCTGCGGCACCCGCGAAGCGGTGTTCTGGAAGGCCGACATGGACATCGACTGCGACGGCCGCCCCGGACCCCGCTGCAACAGCCGCACCGACCCGTACTTCGCCGCGAGCACGGCCTACGCCCAGTCCGACGGCCGCCCGCTGAGCGCCGAACGTCTGCCCTTCATCGTCGTCCCCGCGCCGAGCAGCCTCTGGGACTACCGGGATCACGGCATCGGCGGCGGTTCGGTGGTGGCGGTCGTCCACCGAGACCGGGTGCGGTACGCGGTCGTCGGCGACACCGGCCCGCAAGGCATCATCGGGGAGGCGTCCTACGCGACCGCCAAGGCCCTCGGTATCCGCGCCGACCCGCACGGCGGCGGTGCCCCCTCCGGCGTCACCTACATCGTCTTCAAGAACACCAAGGTGTCGCCCATCGAGGACCACGCGGAGGCCGTGACGGAGGGGGAGCGGTTGGCGAGGCGGTTCGCCCACTGGACCCGGGCCGAAGCGGAGTGA
- a CDS encoding PadR family transcriptional regulator, producing MSLPHAILTALLEKPSSGLELTRRFDRSIGYFWSATHQQIYRELGKLEADGLIRALPSQQPARGQKKSYEVLPAGRAELARWTSASQDPKPHRDTLLLRLRAAAVVGTAGLETDLRRHLELHERQLAEYEEIERRDFLPGRDGTEDRLRHLVLRAGIDLETFWTQWLRRALADFAELPDGEPT from the coding sequence ATGTCACTCCCGCACGCGATCCTCACCGCCCTGCTCGAGAAGCCGTCGTCCGGGCTGGAGCTGACCCGCAGGTTCGACCGGTCGATCGGCTACTTCTGGTCGGCGACGCACCAGCAGATCTATCGCGAGCTCGGGAAACTGGAGGCCGACGGCCTCATCAGGGCCCTGCCCTCACAGCAGCCGGCCCGCGGGCAGAAGAAGAGCTACGAGGTCCTGCCCGCGGGCCGCGCCGAACTGGCCCGCTGGACCTCCGCCTCCCAGGACCCCAAGCCGCACCGCGACACCCTGCTGCTGCGGCTCAGGGCGGCGGCCGTGGTCGGCACGGCGGGCCTGGAGACCGATCTGCGACGCCATCTGGAGCTGCACGAAAGGCAGCTGGCGGAGTACGAGGAGATCGAGCGGCGCGACTTCCTGCCCGGCCGCGACGGCACCGAGGACCGGCTGCGGCATCTGGTGCTGCGGGCCGGCATCGACCTGGAGACCTTCTGGACCCAGTGGCTGCGGCGCGCCCTGGCGGACTTCGCCGAACTCCCGGACGGCGAGCCGACCTGA
- a CDS encoding putative protein N(5)-glutamine methyltransferase — protein MPSVSSSVPPSVPPSRDALVTALRTAGCVFAEDEAGLILATARTPAEAAAMVERRVAGLPLELVVGWAEFRGLRIAVAPGVFVPRRRTEFLVEQALERAPRAAVVVDLCCGSGAVGAALAHALGDVELHASDIDPAAVRCARGNVAAVGGQVHQGDLFEALPVALRGRVGILAANVPYVPSDEIGLLPQEARDHEPLVALDGGTDGLDVLRRVAAEAPRWLAPGGCVLVETSRHQVPAAVEAFARTGLAARLAVSEERYAHVVTGVRQ, from the coding sequence ATGCCGTCTGTGTCTTCCTCCGTCCCCCCTTCCGTGCCGCCGTCCCGTGACGCGCTGGTCACCGCCCTGCGTACCGCGGGGTGCGTCTTCGCCGAGGACGAGGCCGGGTTGATCCTCGCCACCGCGCGCACCCCGGCCGAGGCCGCCGCCATGGTCGAGCGCCGCGTCGCCGGTCTGCCGCTCGAACTCGTCGTCGGCTGGGCCGAGTTCCGGGGACTGCGCATCGCCGTCGCCCCCGGTGTCTTCGTGCCGCGCCGGCGCACCGAGTTCCTGGTGGAGCAGGCCCTGGAGCGGGCGCCCCGGGCCGCCGTCGTCGTGGATCTGTGCTGCGGCTCGGGTGCCGTGGGAGCGGCCTTGGCCCACGCGCTCGGCGATGTCGAACTGCACGCCTCCGACATCGACCCGGCCGCCGTGCGATGCGCCCGCGGCAACGTCGCCGCCGTCGGCGGCCAGGTCCACCAGGGCGATCTGTTCGAGGCGCTGCCCGTCGCGCTGCGCGGCCGCGTCGGCATCCTCGCGGCCAACGTGCCGTACGTGCCGAGCGACGAGATCGGCCTGCTGCCGCAGGAGGCCCGTGACCACGAGCCGCTGGTCGCCCTCGACGGCGGCACGGACGGCCTCGACGTGCTGCGCAGGGTCGCGGCCGAGGCGCCCCGCTGGCTCGCCCCCGGCGGCTGCGTCCTGGTGGAGACGAGCCGGCACCAGGTCCCGGCCGCCGTCGAGGCCTTCGCGCGCACCGGCCTGGCGGCACGGCTGGCGGTGTCGGAGGAGCGTTACGCCCACGTGGTGACCGGCGTCAGGCAGTAG
- a CDS encoding sulfite oxidase-like oxidoreductase — MHITRGFTGRPRVADPGLPPGQYDAGDDWPVLSAEVTPELASADWTFRIDGLVAEPRTWDWEEAHRMPPSAYEGAIHCVTSWSKFGVRFAGVSLDAFLDTARPHASATHAVAYSHTGYTANLPLADLTGGRAWIAWEYDGKPLAPEHGGPARLLVPHLYFWKSAKWIAGLRILDHDEPGFWERNGYHERGNPWEEQRYAGD; from the coding sequence ATGCACATCACCCGAGGCTTCACCGGGCGACCGCGCGTCGCCGACCCCGGCCTGCCACCCGGCCAGTACGACGCGGGCGACGACTGGCCCGTGCTGTCGGCCGAGGTCACCCCCGAGCTGGCGTCCGCCGACTGGACCTTCCGCATCGACGGACTGGTGGCCGAGCCCCGCACCTGGGACTGGGAGGAGGCGCACCGGATGCCGCCGTCGGCGTACGAGGGCGCCATCCACTGCGTGACGAGCTGGTCGAAGTTCGGGGTGCGGTTCGCCGGTGTGTCCCTGGACGCGTTCCTGGACACGGCCCGGCCCCACGCGTCGGCCACCCATGCGGTCGCCTACTCGCACACCGGCTACACCGCGAACCTCCCGCTCGCCGACCTGACCGGCGGACGCGCCTGGATCGCCTGGGAGTACGACGGGAAGCCCCTCGCCCCCGAGCACGGCGGCCCGGCACGGCTGCTGGTGCCGCACCTGTACTTCTGGAAGAGCGCCAAGTGGATCGCGGGCCTGCGGATCCTCGACCACGACGAGCCGGGCTTCTGGGAGCGCAACGGCTACCACGAACGGGGCAACCCCTGGGAGGAGCAGAGGTACGCCGGTGACTGA
- a CDS encoding fibronectin type III domain-containing protein yields the protein MRSRSTALTSLLRHLALCGALVLVASCGWAGAEEGGGGAVPGAPTGVTAAAGSATSVHVMWNVIAGAEAYEVFRGTTKVTEVPGSKHMVDVTRLRPSTQYAFSVRARDAAGRLGPPSRPVRARTPAAVADDRSAPTRPAEPEGRAAGSRAVRLSWSASADDRGVVSYDIHQGDTKIHSVGGGHTATVLTGLRPGTHYAFTVRARDAAGNVSPVSPTVRLTTPGTDDGRATAPTGFRATSHREDGAYHVDLSWVPPRVDGEVAEYQIQLDGRPATSLVYGGGAPRDRAAYSFYVGRKPGVTHRVRIRAMLPDGTWGGFSAERAVTTGAGR from the coding sequence GTGCGAAGCCGTTCCACAGCCCTGACGTCCTTGCTGCGCCACCTGGCGCTCTGCGGCGCCCTCGTGCTGGTCGCCTCCTGCGGCTGGGCCGGAGCGGAGGAAGGGGGCGGCGGTGCCGTGCCCGGTGCGCCCACGGGTGTCACCGCCGCGGCGGGCAGCGCGACGAGTGTGCACGTCATGTGGAACGTGATCGCCGGGGCGGAGGCCTACGAGGTGTTTCGCGGCACCACGAAGGTCACCGAGGTGCCGGGTTCGAAGCACATGGTGGACGTCACCAGGCTGCGGCCCTCGACGCAGTACGCCTTCTCCGTACGGGCGCGCGACGCCGCCGGGCGGCTCGGCCCGCCGAGCCGCCCGGTGCGGGCGAGGACACCCGCGGCCGTCGCCGACGACCGCTCCGCGCCGACCCGCCCGGCGGAGCCCGAAGGCCGGGCGGCCGGAAGCCGGGCCGTCCGGCTGTCCTGGTCCGCCTCGGCGGACGACCGGGGCGTGGTCTCGTACGACATCCACCAGGGAGATACGAAGATCCACAGTGTGGGCGGGGGCCACACGGCCACCGTGCTGACGGGGCTGCGGCCCGGCACGCACTACGCCTTCACCGTCCGGGCCCGGGACGCGGCGGGCAACGTCTCCCCCGTCAGTCCCACCGTCCGCCTCACCACCCCGGGCACGGACGACGGACGCGCCACGGCCCCCACGGGCTTCCGGGCGACGAGCCACCGCGAGGACGGGGCGTACCACGTCGATCTGAGCTGGGTGCCGCCCCGCGTGGACGGTGAGGTCGCCGAGTACCAGATCCAGCTGGACGGCCGGCCCGCCACGTCCCTGGTGTACGGCGGCGGTGCACCGCGCGACCGGGCTGCGTACAGCTTCTACGTGGGACGGAAGCCCGGTGTCACCCACCGGGTCCGCATCCGGGCGATGCTGCCGGACGGCACCTGGGGAGGCTTCTCGGCGGAGCGGGCGGTGACGACGGGCGCGGGGCGCTGA
- a CDS encoding NADPH-dependent 2,4-dienoyl-CoA reductase produces MSRYPHLLTPLDLGFTTLPNRVLMGSMHVGLEEAEGGFARMAAFYAARARGGVGLIVTGGIAPNDEGRPYEGGAKLTTEAEAEQHRVITEAVHREGGRIAMQILHFGRYAYHKDLVAPSPVQAPISPFPPRELTDADIERTIGDYVRAARLARQAGYDGVEIMGSEGYLINEFIALQTNQRADRWGGAYENRTRFPLEIVRRVREAVGEDFIVIYRLSMLDLVPGGSTLDEVITLAKAVEAAGATIINTGIGWHEARIPTIATSVPRGAYTWVTKRLMGEVSVPLVTTNRINTPELAEELLAEGAADMVSMARPMLADPDFVTKAEAGRPEAINTCIGCNQACLDHTFSGLITSCLVNPRACHETELVLSPTRLRKRVAVVGAGPAGLACAVSAAERGHDVTLFDAASEIGGQLNVARKVPGKQEFDETLRYFRTQLDWHGVDVRLNTPVTVADVDGYDEVVVATGVTPRTPEIPGVDHPSVVGYLDVLRDAAPVGDRVAILGAGGIGFDVAEFLTDGGDKAHEDPATYFRQWGVDMDYSGPGGLAAPERPAPPRTVHLLQRKTSKVGAGLGKTTGWIHRAELKHRGVTMVPGVRYDRIDDAGVHITVGEESTVLEVDTVVLCTGQEPRRALYEELLAAGCSAHLIGGADVAAELDAKRAIKQGTELAAAL; encoded by the coding sequence ATGAGCCGTTACCCGCACCTGCTGACCCCCCTCGATCTGGGCTTCACGACCCTGCCCAACCGGGTCCTCATGGGCTCCATGCACGTCGGCCTGGAGGAGGCCGAGGGCGGCTTCGCGCGCATGGCCGCCTTCTACGCCGCCCGCGCCCGCGGGGGAGTGGGCCTGATCGTCACCGGCGGCATCGCCCCGAACGACGAGGGGCGCCCCTACGAGGGCGGCGCGAAGCTCACCACCGAGGCGGAGGCGGAGCAGCACCGGGTCATCACCGAGGCCGTGCACCGCGAGGGCGGGCGGATCGCGATGCAGATCCTGCACTTCGGCCGGTACGCCTACCACAAGGACCTCGTTGCGCCGAGCCCCGTCCAGGCGCCGATCAGCCCCTTCCCGCCCCGCGAGCTCACCGACGCCGACATCGAGCGGACGATCGGGGACTACGTCCGAGCCGCCCGCCTCGCCCGGCAGGCCGGCTACGACGGCGTCGAGATCATGGGCTCCGAGGGCTACCTCATCAACGAGTTCATCGCCCTGCAGACCAATCAGCGCGCCGACCGCTGGGGCGGCGCGTACGAGAACCGGACACGCTTCCCGCTGGAGATCGTGCGCCGGGTGCGCGAGGCGGTCGGCGAGGACTTCATCGTCATCTACCGGCTGTCCATGCTCGACCTCGTCCCGGGCGGCTCGACGCTCGACGAGGTGATCACGCTCGCCAAGGCCGTGGAGGCCGCCGGGGCGACGATCATCAACACCGGCATCGGCTGGCACGAGGCCCGCATCCCCACCATCGCGACGTCCGTGCCGCGCGGCGCGTACACCTGGGTGACCAAGCGGCTGATGGGCGAGGTGTCCGTCCCGCTCGTCACGACCAACCGCATCAACACCCCCGAACTGGCCGAGGAACTGCTCGCCGAGGGCGCCGCCGACATGGTGTCGATGGCCCGTCCGATGCTCGCCGACCCCGACTTCGTCACCAAGGCGGAGGCCGGCCGGCCCGAGGCGATCAACACCTGCATCGGCTGCAACCAGGCCTGCCTCGACCACACCTTCAGCGGCCTGATCACCTCCTGCCTGGTCAATCCCCGCGCCTGCCACGAGACCGAGCTCGTGCTCTCCCCGACCCGGCTGCGCAAGCGCGTCGCGGTCGTCGGCGCCGGCCCGGCCGGGCTGGCCTGCGCGGTCTCCGCCGCCGAGCGCGGGCACGACGTGACGCTGTTCGACGCGGCGAGCGAGATCGGCGGCCAGCTCAACGTCGCCCGCAAGGTTCCGGGCAAGCAGGAGTTCGACGAGACGCTCCGCTACTTCCGCACCCAGCTCGACTGGCACGGCGTCGACGTCCGGCTGAACACGCCCGTCACGGTCGCGGACGTCGACGGCTACGACGAGGTCGTCGTCGCCACCGGCGTCACCCCGCGCACCCCGGAGATCCCCGGCGTCGACCATCCGAGCGTGGTCGGCTACCTCGACGTCCTGCGCGACGCTGCCCCCGTCGGCGACCGGGTCGCGATCCTCGGCGCGGGCGGCATCGGCTTCGACGTCGCCGAGTTCCTCACCGACGGCGGCGACAAGGCCCACGAGGACCCGGCCACCTACTTCCGCCAGTGGGGCGTCGACATGGACTACAGCGGCCCCGGAGGCCTCGCCGCGCCCGAGCGGCCCGCCCCGCCGCGCACCGTCCACCTGCTCCAGCGCAAGACCTCCAAGGTCGGCGCCGGTCTCGGCAAGACCACCGGCTGGATCCACCGCGCCGAACTCAAGCACCGCGGCGTCACCATGGTCCCGGGCGTGCGCTACGACCGGATCGACGACGCCGGAGTGCACATCACCGTGGGCGAGGAGAGCACGGTGCTGGAGGTCGACACGGTCGTGCTCTGCACGGGACAGGAGCCGCGCCGCGCCCTGTACGAGGAGCTGCTCGCCGCCGGGTGCAGCGCGCACCTCATCGGCGGCGCCGACGTGGCCGCCGAGCTGGACGCCAAGCGCGCCATCAAGCAGGGCACCGAGCTCGCGGCCGCCCTGTAG
- a CDS encoding PTS-dependent dihydroxyacetone kinase phosphotransferase subunit DhaM, which yields MSDEQLVGIVLVSHSAEVAASVAELAKGLAGGGPVVPVAPAGGNEGGGLGTSSELIAAAAASVDRGAGVAVLTDLGSAVLTVKALLAEGDELPERTRLVDAPFVEGAVAAVVTASTGADLAAVEAAATEAYTYRKV from the coding sequence GTGAGTGACGAGCAGCTGGTGGGAATCGTGCTGGTGTCGCACAGCGCGGAGGTGGCCGCGTCGGTCGCGGAGCTGGCGAAGGGTCTCGCCGGCGGTGGCCCGGTGGTGCCCGTCGCTCCGGCGGGCGGCAACGAGGGCGGCGGGCTGGGTACGAGTTCGGAACTGATCGCCGCGGCGGCCGCGTCCGTCGACCGCGGCGCCGGGGTCGCCGTCCTGACCGACCTGGGCAGCGCTGTGCTCACGGTGAAGGCGCTGCTCGCGGAGGGCGACGAACTCCCGGAGCGCACGCGCCTGGTGGACGCGCCCTTCGTGGAGGGTGCCGTCGCCGCGGTCGTCACGGCGTCAACCGGGGCGGACCTGGCGGCGGTGGAGGCGGCCGCCACGGAGGCGTACACCTACCGGAAGGTGTGA
- the dhaK gene encoding dihydroxyacetone kinase subunit DhaK produces the protein MKMLINVPETVVADALRGLAAAHPELTVDVENRVIVRRDAPVAGQVGLISGGGSGHEPLHGGFVGPGMLSAACPGEVFTSPVPDQMLRAAAAVDGGAGVLFIVKNYTGDVLNFDMAAEMAEDEGIQVAKVLVNDDVAVTDSLYTAGRRGTGATLFVEKIAGAAAAEGMPLERVEAIARQVNESSRSFGIALSACSTPAKGSPTFDLPPGELELGIGIHGEPGRERRAMMTSGEIAEAAVEAVVEDLQPRNPVLVLVNGMGATPLLELYGFNAEVHRVLAQRGVPVARVLVGNYVTSLDMAGASLTLCQVDEELLRLYDAPVKTPGLRWGV, from the coding sequence GTGAAGATGCTGATCAACGTCCCGGAGACCGTGGTCGCGGACGCGCTGCGCGGTCTGGCGGCTGCCCACCCGGAGCTGACCGTGGACGTGGAGAACCGGGTGATCGTACGGCGGGACGCCCCCGTCGCCGGACAGGTGGGGCTGATCTCGGGCGGAGGCTCGGGGCACGAGCCGTTGCACGGTGGATTCGTGGGTCCCGGCATGCTGTCGGCGGCCTGTCCGGGCGAGGTGTTCACCTCCCCCGTGCCCGACCAGATGCTGCGCGCGGCCGCCGCCGTGGACGGCGGGGCCGGCGTGCTGTTCATCGTGAAGAACTACACCGGTGACGTGCTCAACTTCGACATGGCCGCCGAGATGGCCGAGGACGAGGGCATCCAGGTCGCGAAGGTGCTGGTCAACGACGACGTGGCGGTGACCGACAGCCTGTACACGGCCGGGCGGCGCGGGACGGGCGCGACCCTGTTCGTGGAGAAGATCGCGGGCGCCGCCGCCGCCGAGGGCATGCCGCTGGAGCGGGTCGAGGCCATCGCCCGGCAGGTGAACGAGAGCTCCCGCAGTTTCGGGATCGCGCTGAGCGCCTGCAGCACCCCGGCCAAGGGCAGCCCGACCTTCGATCTGCCGCCGGGTGAGCTGGAGTTGGGGATCGGCATCCACGGCGAGCCGGGCCGGGAGCGGCGCGCCATGATGACCTCCGGCGAGATCGCCGAGGCGGCCGTCGAGGCGGTGGTGGAGGACCTGCAGCCGCGCAATCCGGTGCTGGTCCTGGTCAACGGCATGGGTGCGACGCCGCTGCTGGAGCTGTACGGCTTCAACGCCGAGGTGCACCGGGTGCTCGCCCAGCGCGGTGTCCCCGTGGCCCGCGTCCTCGTGGGCAACTACGTCACCTCCCTGGACATGGCGGGCGCCTCGCTCACCCTGTGCCAGGTCGACGAGGAGCTGCTGCGGCTGTACGACGCGCCGGTGAAGACCCCGGGTCTGCGCTGGGGCGTGTGA
- a CDS encoding SpoIIE family protein phosphatase — MSAAGSPESEGDGPVRGSARPSGLLDVLRVASVVLDAEGRIVLWSPQAEELFGYEAREALGQYAARIMVHEQHVDLVVKLFADVMGTGQSWAGAFPIRRKDGSTRLVEFRNMRLLDDQGDVYALGLCADQTTVHRLEREVALSTRMIAQSPIGLAVLDTELRYVSVNRALEEINGVPAEDHLGRTPREVVPRMDVDALEEATRRVLETGTPVVDQSTIGRTPADPHQDHAWSISLYRLENAFGTVLGVAVSIVDVTEQYRAGIEAEAARRRLALIADASGRIGTTLDLDRTAGELAEVAVPELADIAAVDLLDAVVQGRRTSLGPAESAVIRALAVQGYDSAEALEAADPPGQVARYAPDRLVTQCVRTASPVMLPEVKDEDLDRIARSSEAAELLGRAGVHSYLAVPLIARGEVLGALDLKRTRNPLPFSEDDLLLARELAARAAVQIDNARWYQSARETALTLQRSLLPSHPPVTGGLEVASRYQPAGATSEVGGDWFDVIPLDAGKTALVVGDVMGSGIPAAAAMGRLRTATNTLASLDLDPNVLLEHLDKITAGLEQTIATCVYAVHDPHLRQCRIANAGHLPPVRVRPGLPPELLDLPTGVPLGVGGVAFSTTTVDLEPGDRLVFYTDGLVETRRDPLDERLGTLLSLLDGPDRPLEEVCDLLLRTLHEPDNFDDVALLIARATPPDQGPVGSTA, encoded by the coding sequence ATGAGTGCAGCCGGGTCTCCCGAGTCCGAGGGTGACGGTCCGGTGCGCGGGTCGGCGCGCCCGAGCGGGCTGCTCGACGTGCTGCGCGTGGCCTCGGTGGTCCTGGACGCCGAGGGCCGCATCGTGCTGTGGAGCCCGCAGGCCGAGGAGTTGTTCGGGTACGAGGCGCGGGAGGCGCTCGGGCAGTACGCCGCCCGGATCATGGTCCACGAACAGCACGTCGACCTCGTGGTCAAGCTGTTCGCCGATGTCATGGGCACCGGGCAGAGCTGGGCGGGGGCCTTCCCGATCCGACGCAAGGACGGCAGCACCCGGCTGGTGGAGTTCCGCAACATGCGCCTGCTGGACGACCAGGGCGACGTCTACGCGCTCGGGCTGTGCGCCGACCAGACGACCGTGCACCGGCTGGAGCGGGAGGTGGCGCTGTCGACGCGGATGATCGCGCAGTCCCCGATCGGGCTGGCCGTGCTGGACACCGAGCTGCGGTACGTCTCGGTCAACAGGGCACTGGAGGAGATCAACGGTGTGCCGGCCGAGGACCACCTGGGCCGCACGCCCCGGGAGGTCGTGCCCCGGATGGACGTCGACGCCCTGGAGGAGGCGACCCGCCGGGTCCTGGAGACGGGCACACCGGTCGTCGACCAGTCCACGATCGGCCGCACCCCGGCCGACCCCCACCAGGACCACGCCTGGTCGATCTCGCTGTACCGGCTGGAGAACGCCTTCGGGACCGTGCTGGGCGTGGCCGTCTCGATCGTCGACGTCACCGAGCAGTACCGGGCGGGCATCGAGGCCGAGGCCGCCCGCCGGCGGCTGGCTCTGATCGCCGACGCCTCGGGCCGGATCGGCACCACGCTGGACCTGGACCGCACGGCCGGCGAGCTGGCCGAGGTGGCCGTGCCGGAGCTGGCCGACATCGCGGCCGTCGACCTGCTGGACGCGGTGGTGCAGGGCCGGCGCACCAGCCTGGGCCCCGCCGAGTCGGCCGTGATCCGCGCGCTGGCGGTGCAGGGGTACGACTCCGCCGAGGCGCTGGAGGCGGCCGACCCGCCCGGGCAGGTGGCCCGGTACGCCCCCGACCGGCTCGTCACCCAGTGCGTGCGCACGGCGAGCCCCGTGATGCTGCCGGAGGTCAAGGACGAGGACCTGGACCGCATCGCCCGTTCCTCCGAGGCGGCCGAGCTGCTGGGCCGGGCGGGGGTGCACTCGTATCTCGCGGTGCCGCTGATCGCGCGGGGCGAGGTGCTGGGGGCCCTGGACCTCAAGCGCACTCGCAATCCGCTGCCGTTCAGCGAGGACGACCTGCTGCTGGCGCGCGAGCTGGCCGCACGGGCCGCCGTGCAGATCGACAACGCCCGCTGGTACCAGAGCGCCCGCGAGACCGCGCTCACCCTGCAGCGCAGCCTGCTGCCCAGCCATCCGCCGGTCACCGGCGGGCTGGAGGTCGCCTCCCGCTACCAGCCGGCCGGGGCCACGAGCGAGGTCGGCGGCGACTGGTTCGACGTGATCCCGCTCGACGCCGGGAAGACGGCGCTCGTCGTGGGCGATGTGATGGGCAGCGGCATCCCCGCGGCGGCGGCCATGGGGCGGCTGCGCACGGCGACCAACACCCTCGCCTCCCTCGACCTCGACCCGAACGTGCTCCTGGAGCACCTCGACAAGATCACCGCCGGTCTCGAACAGACCATCGCCACCTGCGTCTACGCCGTTCACGACCCGCATCTGCGGCAGTGCCGGATCGCCAACGCCGGACATCTGCCGCCGGTGCGCGTCCGGCCGGGCCTGCCCCCGGAGCTGCTCGACCTGCCGACCGGCGTGCCGCTCGGCGTGGGCGGTGTCGCCTTCTCCACCACCACCGTCGACCTCGAACCCGGCGACCGGCTGGTGTTCTACACCGACGGCCTCGTCGAGACCCGGCGCGACCCGCTCGACGAACGGCTCGGCACCCTGCTGTCCCTGCTCGACGGGCCCGACCGGCCGCTGGAAGAGGTCTGCGACCTGCTGCTGCGCACCCTGCACGAGCCGGACAACTTCGACGACGTGGCGCTGCTCATCGCGCGGGCGACCCCGCCGGACCAAGGGCCTGTGGGCTCTACTGCCTGA